The nucleotide sequence CTTATCTACGGCATACGCAGAGAAGTATCATGTTTACACATCAATTTTAGTTTGCATATTTGGAAGCGTTgcaaacattttaaatataatagtTTTGACAAGAAAGGAAATGTCCAATGCTCCGATTAACCGCATCTTAAGCGCGTTAGCTGTAGCTGATATGTTACTTATGATTGAATATATTCCATTTGCATATTATTATCACGACGAAAGAGGAAGGAAGGATTTTTGTTATTATGGTGCTGTATTTACTCTTTTCCATATCAATTACAGTCAACTACTACATACAATATCCGTTTGCTTAACGCTGTCATTGGCAATTTGGAGGTTTCTAGCTATTGGGTAAGCTACTCTATTatgttttctttcaatatttaacCCACTAATATTGTAGGGtatcaagaaaaaaacgaaatttttgaaaccatattttattttcaatataaaatgatGAGCTCCTATTGCAGGACaagtatatcaatttttttaaaagatggCATATGCAATATAACCATATTTCAACAGAAAATTAACATACATTTTTGAAACTGCTTCTGTAGACCACTCCGATATACATAATAAGAAAACATTGGAAAAACATATTAATTGTATTTAGCAAAACCCTGTCTTTCCAGCAACCTCTAATTTTCACCttttgcatgcaatttcttgcaaaaccaaaataatacatGGAGGAATATTGCACGTTGTTTGACACTATGCAAATCTCTTACCATTGCATCATGGCTGCCACTGATCAAAATTCCacaagaaaaagtaaataatttcctaacatcaaaatttatttaatattttgttgacagtttaaaaataaaaataacaaagctaattaaagtaaacaagaaaaaagtggacAGTGCATCAatggcaataattatatttgcTGCTGTCTTGTTTTTGGAGTCTGATAGATAGATAATTAGACGAGAAAACATAGGaaaattagttgagaatggATGTAGAAACATTTGAAAAGCTCCTAAGAAAATTAAATGGAATATCAGCAGATAAGAAACTaatttctctcaaaaattaCAACTTACACGCTATAAGAATAGCATCaaatcgataatgttgcaagtgcgagtTTTGTATGAAACTATCGGCTGAACTTCATATGCACATGCCTTTTGTCTTGCATTATATCAAATGGCCTTGAGCAAATTGGGAGGCTGCATCTGCTGCTGCTTTTATTCGATGAACAGCTTTTGGGCGCGATATACGTTTTCCGAGAGTATTTTTTTCCACAGAATATGGATTTATTTGTGGTATACGTAACGTCACCATTTATTCTTTGACTCAAAACGGGACATTTATAGAAGTCAAATAATAGGAAGTTGATCTCTAATAGTCACAGTCATGGGTTATGAATTGGTTTAGTACAAATTATTATTGGATAAAcagataaattttcaataagtaaaatacaacaaataacatttttacgGTAGAACTATACTGAATAGCAACCTTAATAATGGTACTTCGGTTCATTGACAAACAATTCTGATTCATTGCTTTGTTTTcaagaatatattatttattcttggAACTCGCCCATTACATACTTTTTTCTATATCGATTCTTCAAATTCTCCTACACTATTAGAGGTATTATCTATGAAAAAGACGTAAATCCACGGAAGAAGAAAGAGAACCAGACTTGATCAAAACGGAGGAACTGCACGAAAGATGAGAATCTATCATTTAATAAGGAATATATGGAAACAAGAGACCAGAAACGTGGAAATTGGCCTAGTATGAGTACAAATCCTGATACACCTCAAGCATGTATTAGGTGAAGTGAAAAGTGAGATGATAACTGTGGAAGCTAATTGAATTAGctgatatatataaaaaaatgtgattgacATATTGTGTCGAATCGAAAACTAGCCGAGTGGACTACACGTAATGAACCGACTCCAAAGCATAAAAAGACGCAAAAGTCGGCTGGCAAGTTTAAAGCATCGGTATTTTGGGTTGcgtataatataattttcattgattttcttAATAAGACAAAAACCATAAATACCGAGTATCTCGTAGCTTTATTGGAGAGTTTGTATGATAAATTTGCAGAAAAACGGTATAGTTTGATGAAGAAAAATGTGCTGTTACATCAAAACAATCCAATATGTCCCAAATAAATGAAAGCTAGCAAAATTATACGAATTGGACAGCGACTTGCTTCCTTATCCACCGTAATCTCTAGATCTGGTCCCCAACTGAAGCCTATTTCTTTATCATCGTTGGATtggaataataatgaaaatatattgccATATATTGGGTGAGGAAACACTAGAAATAATGCAGGGGCTAAAAGACGGTAAATAACCAGGAGAAGAGAAAATAGAATTAGAATTAATCAAATACCGTAAAACTGCACTAAAGACAAGTAGTTATCATTTGATAAGTAATATATGggaatataaaacaaaaccagAAGCGTGGAAAATGGTACAAGTATAtaagaaaggaaaaaattaacgCAGAAACTACACACAAGAGATAGATAGAAGTTTAAAAGAATATGGAGAAAACTTGTTAAAGAGCTCAAAATCTGGAAGATCAGTTACAGACGATATATTAACTCTGAGGCAAACGTAAAGAATTAGGTATGAATATGATCTGGTAATTTACTAGGTTTTCGTAGATTTCCAAAAAGATCACAAAACACAGAATTAAAACAGGAGATCCACTGCGCTGTTCTATATAGTATTAGAATGGATAGTACGTAAAATCGGTTTGAACAGAACAGGGACACAATTTACTTGGACAAGCAaaactaagcaaaataataagatccaaaaAAATAGAATGGTTGGGTCACATCCAGATTTTaaagcattaaaaaaatataaacatagaGCAAGGACGAACAGgaaaaaaggaagaccaaggaaaagATGATACGCAAAGGTGATGGAAGACCTAAAAGAGTGAGGAATTCAGGACTAGAAAACgaatacaaatatacaaatagtAGGCTTATCTGACTAAGTATCTGCATAGAAGTAAATAACTATTTCCATCTCGAATTTATGAACTTATTGGAGCTTGAAGATTTCATTCATTTCCTTGATGGTTCTCTACTCCAATTATATTATTCACAATTGCAATATCAACTCCATAAGCTTCGGCCGTTCTCTCTTGTAGATTGTAACGAGCAGACTCATATCGTAAATGATTATTGTTTAAGATTTCGGTTAACATAAGATTCACAGAAAAATACACGCTTAATTTAACATTGAGGATTTTTTTAACCATACATTAACAACAAATTAACTATGTAACTAAAATTTACTGAGTAATGAATTTTTAACTAAATCGTACTGATTAATGTATTCAGaattatcaatttatgaatAAGCCTGACCTAAGATACTAACGTGACATTACACGATATCCaaatatgtttgaatttttttatgggaAATTTAGAATAATCATTATAATGTTATAGTTGAAGATAAtcataatgaatttttcgtCAAATACAACTTATTTTGTATAAAGTATTTACCagattggaaaatattattaaaaatcaatcataataATATGATTCCTAGATTGATACAAGCTCATACAAGCTGATACAAGCtcagaaaagataaaaaaggaataagaaaatatttaattcattttaagaaaaaagtCCTAAATCCATCATAACCCGTAACCAGCTATTGTTAAAATGCAGACGTAGAGACGCTTTAATCAAAAAGGAAACGAAAAATAAACAGTTAATAAAAAGCACTTCgtccaattttcaataaaaaacttgCTTAGAGGCTTAGGATTGTCAACACTATATTGGAGTCTTTGTATTTCacaatttcgaattttttctggCATTTACTATTCTCAATTATTTCCTTCTGATCAAAGAGAAGCTAATGTTATATTTTCCTGCAATTTGTatactgtttttttatttgttgacaTCCAATATTCTTTATATAAAGGTTGAGAGTTCTGGAGAAAAACAAGTAGATTATGGTCCCTTTTATCTAACATAAAATCATGTTAAATGTATAACAAAGACTTTTATTTCCCTTTGTACGTAGAAAACGGCTACCACATAAACTGTTTTTATAGTGCTACTATAACACCACATAATTGTTAAGTAGTAATTAGAGAAAACTATTATAATAGCCGCAAGTATGGTCGGTTCATTTTACACTAGAATGATTGTCACACTCCAAGATTTGTTCCAACTGAAACAAATACCGCAAATTCAATAACCCATTGAAATTTAAACTTTCGGTAGACCAAACATCCACAGTACATAAACTTCATTGAATTTGTCGGAAAGGCAAAATCCCCTATTCTAAATGGTAAATTTAAGTAATGGGTTCACAGTCCCAATTCAAAATGATCGAAGCAGTTTTGTCTGTCTAGACTCCAGATTGATTGCATTAAAACTGAGTTTACGGTATTTTAAACTATTTCCAAAGTGGAGTGATTTAAAGATGATTCTAATAAATATAGGAAACTTATTTCTCATAATCCATGAGTTGATGAAAATCAATCTAATAATTAACTTTTTCGTTATTACCATTATTATATGCGTAGTACTCAGAATGAAAGTTGGGTAGAATTATCTCatgaaagattattttttagttgagtagtaatatttattttgacgAAAGCTACTGCAAAGCTGAACTTTCAGAGACAACAGtattcaatattgaaatagAGTATATCTGCGACATCATTAAATTCTATGCATAGATTTACAAATTGTCTGGATACCTATATATGTGAGGAGGTGAGCTGCAGAAACTATTACAGAACCATGCAATCGAGTCTACATCTGTTTGTGAGAATTTTGAAATGCAGCCATCTATTGAGAACCCCGACGTATTTTTTGTTGGTATAAAagcttcaaaatatttgacattcatcGTAAAATCAGTAAtatcattgtataaagaatattctttatacaatggtaatATTTATAGTGAAAACATTATGAGAGCTGTAATGGTACAGAAGTGGGCTAGGGACTAAATATGGCCGTATAAACATTCATGGTGAGAAACGAAGCTCTTCTAagcttcaattatattttttttctatttgctTTTCttcgtcaaatgtcaaatgtaaTGTCACCCCGAATATTAGATTTGCTCTACCTTTTCTATTCTCTagatattaatttcattacaatttggaataatatctattttttctttgtttttcattaCTAAGTATCTTTTTTCCGTCAATCATTAGGTTTGATACCTTTTCTCATGCGAACTTAGacttacgaggatggtcccagtaTATGGCCTAACCTAGAAATTgcggtagttgtttgaaaattaccaCTGTGTACTGAAAGTACTTAGTATTTTTTTTGGCAATCATCAATAGTGAACATTATCAGTAAATTTgttaacatggaaaaaattggacatCGTTATGTGATTCAATACTTAAGGCGTTAACACAACCAATgaaaaagctgaactagattctactctgggtgaaacTGATTCTCCGTTAGAGAGAGAGATGAAGATTATTCCATCGAGTATTTGACAATGTTTCACACAAAGAAAGCCGTACTTTTGGGCAGTTTCACAGCGATGGATGAAACGTGAGTACATCACTTCacatttgaaacaaaagaacaatcaaaacaatggactgaaaagggagaacgaGCTCCAAAGAAGTCTAAGACTGTTTCATCTGCAGGTaatgttgttgattttttgggatgaagaaaaaattatcaatggcgagtattatacgaacttattgcaacgtttgaacggagaaatcaagcaaaaacagccgCATGTGGCTGAGCAGAAAGTgttgcaccctattcgccagattcagAATCATTTTATGTTCTCTGACTCAGTGATCGAGGATTTTCCAGCAAAGAAGAGGTGATGTCTGCAGctaatttgttataattttgtaaaattgtatGGTTGGTCTTCATTAATCTTACGCTAGCTCCAAATTTATCTCTTCATTATTTtagtgatatattttttctttctaaagcTTAGTTTTCCAGTTTTCTCTCCTGGAGGCTCTGTTCAATTATCTATGCATAACGCATGCGGAAGATTTccattctatttttaatattcattaataGGCCTTCTTTGGTTCCATCTATTAATAATAGAATGAAACAAGTGggttaatatttccaatttttcattttaatttcttatctGGATGAGTTTTTGTGAAGTAAAGAAATGCCCACCATATTTTCTCTACATTATCtgtatttctcaaaaattttttgatgttaattCTATGATTTATTACTAGAAGGCATTCAATTTCTCCtcattgatttttaaaaattttctttctctaaatttttagtgaattaaatttggaaaatcctCGACTGGTACTTTTGAGCTAGTCATATTAGTTAATGGAAAGTTTAAGCCCTCTTTGATGGATTcaacttttcaaattatatatataaaacttttccGCCTACAAACGTTTTTCTTCTAACAGCTCGAAACTCTTTgagtgaaattttgataaacttaGGTTTTTATATGTGTATCGACGATTTAAAAGTTAACATTTCGCTTTcagtttcttttcttttatcaCTAGTCCATTGGAATGTTACATGGGCTAAACATTTATAGGGGATGCAATTTTATTTATGGAACATGTAGGGGGCTCAATACCAGCTTAACCACAAGATTGTGGGGTTGCCGCCGTTGTTTCTCCACCTTTCTCATTGAACTCACAAAGgtctaaattgaaaatatgaatcactataaatatttttggtatcCTAcccaaaatattaattattcaactgGCTTAATTTGATTGTTGATTATTCTTAGAAGAATAAGACGTATAATGCAAATGAATTTACATCTTAACCCAATACATTAACAACATATATGCAATAAGCTCAAAGAGAAACAGTAAACATAATTAAGTTgaataatattctattttcatgGAGATTTAgtaataaactttttcaattttcagatATCCGAAACAAAATCATCAGCTATGCTCTAACAGCAGATGCACATTAGCCATCTGCATTTGTTACATCTTACCCATATTCCTGTGTATTCCGGCTTactacattttcgaaatatcatCAATAGTTATAGAAgagaacaatgaaaatattactcTCTATCACACTGATCTAAAAGAAGAAGTAAAACAAGATAAAACACtactcaaaataaatttttggctatTTGCTGTATTCATCAAACTTTTACCTTGCTTCATATTAACCATAATCAGTATCTGgttaattaaaactttatttgatGCCAAAAAGAGGAGACAAGTGTTAAGAGGTTACGATTCATTTCCTCTCACGGTAGATGGTAAGGAAGTGAAAAGAAAAGGTAACAAAGCAGAAAGGAGATCCGACAGAACAACGAAAATGCTTGTAgctgtattattattatttctgatCACAGAATTCCCTCAAGGgatatttgctttttttatcGGTATAAAAGGCCACGATCTCTTTTTACAATGTTACCAACCTTATGGAGAGGTGATGGACATTATGGCATTAGCCAACGGCTCTataaacttcattttatattgttgtatGAATCGAATGTTTAGAACTACATTCAGTCAATTATTTAAACCAAGGATTTTGGATAAGTGGACAGGAAATTCTTCTGAAGCGCATACAACgtaagtttttcattttataataagcTGTTTATATAGgagaaagaaagaaggaatCGGTAATAATTTATGGAAGGTGGAGATTCTTTATTGTTTATTCAGTACTTCCAGGATTCCAAATCATGTCATACTTACCTTCAAATGAgaataatttcagtttataaTTGTTTACTTTAATAGACATTATTTAGTCTTCTGGTTGTTTGTACGTAAAAACTGTATCTTAGAACATGCTGAATGAAACACTTTTTACTATTTACCTGATCATTATCGAGTAGAATCTTCATAACATATAAACATAATCGAATTATCGAAAATAGTCTTGTCAATCAGGGTAATTGAAATGATCGAATAGTATCTTTTCACAAAAaccttcattttattttagttatcaAAAACTAGTATggaatttgatttttgaaaaattaattagtgAAGCTTTTCTACTTTCCACTATTTGGTACGgtcaaaatagacatttgagTTAACAAAAATATCGCAAAAGCCTAAACGAGGAGAAATAAAGTCACAAATCCCCCCAATGATCTTATGTGTgctgaaaaagttattcaaggtcaaagtcaatattttcgaatatttttaatttttattaaaaatggtaTGACACAATTGTTGATTATAAAACTATCTATTGCACTCTATGTACACCTTTCCACACCACCTACCAACACAAGGCGCTTCTTTTAACGTGATTTCTACGGCAAGACTTTTCACGATCTGTTTTGATGGAGTTTTATGGGAAAATACTGTATTTGATACATAATTTCAATGACGTCGATAGAAgtgattattttaaattgtagttctaatatatgtaaatattttagacttcttcttcttcaagtaccaTACACTTTACAGCGTGTAGGTGTTCTCTTGTCCAAAACTTCTAATCCATTATATGAAGGCACCCCTCTTCTGCACGACCAAAAATTGTTGCCACGCCCTGAATGCCACACCAGTCTCTTATATTCCATAGCCAGGAATGTTGTTTACACCCTGATCCTCTCCATCCGTCGATCTTTCCCGTCAGTATAAGCTTGaaagttgaatattttcagtCCTCGCAGGATATGTCCCAAATAAGATACTTTTCGTTGTTTAATTACCGCGATCAGTTCTCTCTCCACACCCGGTCTCATCACTACTTCTTCATTCaattcaaattcttcaaatttaacAGTCATGTCTTCTCCAACTTCTTCTTACTAAAATTCATACGTTGCTCAACTGAAGATGAACTTACTACCTCTTAATTAAATTGAACAGCAAGACTTGCCTTAACAATTAGTTCTCGCTGGTGAACATGATAACACTACAACAAACTGTTTtacagtttaaaaaataatgttcttttAATGATCAGGTGAAAGAATAGTTTGAATCGGCTTCACAATATTGTCAAGTAGATTTCCAGCTCCATTTTTCGGCATATTTTCATATCCTAGTCATGTCTGAATCGAATGTGGTTTCTACAAAAGTTAAATATCTATACTCTGTATACAATTAATTTTCTTTGGGGCTACATAAATAGAGAGGGTACAATGAATTACGCTTATTATTATCGTTTTAGGAGAAGCTTTGGCGCAATCCTTTCTTCAAGTAATGTTGATACTGATGCTTCGCCCCTTCTGAAAAAAGTTGATTCCGTATTAAAGCCGATTAAAGTATTAAGCAATTGTATATGGTgtgatattttaaattagaagaCAAATCTTAATCTTAATATAATCTTAAAGagtatatttctatttatctttCCAGATATTGGAAAGTagataattttatcaattggACCTCGCACTAAATATCAGTAACAAATCAACATCCTCACCAACCACAACTGTAGTATTTGTTGGATTGTTTCATTTGCAGTTTCTTATGAGTGTATATTCTcataaatgtataatttaaatatatagagaTACAAGTGAGGAAAATGTGAGATATGGAGATagttatattttagaaaaaaaattgtgaatttcgaaaatattgactTTTACCTTAAATagctttttgaaaaacataggAGACTACTTCTACTGGACTATTTCACGCTACAGTACAAATTTATCAAATCATAACCTCAATTTTGCTTCAAAGATTGCGAAGAACATTGgagttttgttatttctttctAGTTATTGTGTCATATAAGGATTCTATCAATTACAGAAGACAACACGAATGTTGTGGCATTAGATTTGttattcattttgtataaatatcatttatcaCTTCAGTTTTCGAAAGTaactattatatttataaaagaaaaagttgcACTATAATCTGTGAGAACCAACTTTTCAgttgaatgaataaaaacacACGAGgattgtaaatttaaatttaccTTAACCTCAACTTCATAACTAAAAGCATTTCCGAAGCCTTATTTCGGAATTACACTCATCTACTTTATCTTAGTTTGTTTGGTATCCAGAATTGTGTCAATATTTATTTCCCTTTCAgcacattttctatttttaaaaagaaccAGAAGTTGTAGTGTGGATGTGAACAGACAATCAGAAGCTACTAATCACGAGGTACATTTTCATGacaaaaaacaaagtttataacttattttttaatttgtttcttcTCACATTGTTCAGCAAATCTTCTTGTACTCCAATTGCCCATTTGAAGGAGTCACAACCGTTCCTTATCATAACTTGAccgattttcacttttaaaacgCTCGTTTCAATATTTCGAGAGCTTCTTCGATACTTAATCTCAGTTTAATGTTAAAGTGTTGTTCAAAATTCTTGTTTCCGAAAAAATTAGCAAACACAATTTCACTTTAGAGTTGACAACAGCAGACTGGAAAATCGGGGGCTTAaagtttttactatttttctcaaaatattcgtGTATGATATATACTAGTTGGAATAAATGCTGTGTAAGTAATTTctgctataaaaatttatttatggtaTTTTTCAAACTGTTATCAAGAACTTATTTGCTGTTGTGTCTTCTAAAAGTTGTCAGctcaataatttaattttagtcTTTAGGAGGCAACTGAAAATCATAATAGTTGTTTCAATAACAATTAGATTAAGCGCATGATATGAGAGGACTGACTAATTTATCTGATTCaagaaatttataacttttaacacgtttattttttctatttttgtattcactgattatattaaacaaaatttctctTTAATTCTTTTACAACCCTTCCCGTTGGGTATACATGGAACTACACCTTATAAGAAGTATATCGATAACACTTAAGTTGCGTGAAAGTACAATGAGGTCACAGTATAATATTATATAGCTAATGTACCTACATCTACATCaatagtaaaattgaaaaaaaaatggaattaatttttcttgtgatTTTATGACATCTCTTTgaaaaaagctaaaaaaatcatttattattgattacaGGAACATATTTCTCAGATTTTGTTTGTACCTTAGCTACCTTATGTGGGAATCTCGAAAAGTGCTTACCCTTCTTCTTGGAAGATGTTAAAGATTAGATATACCAGGGCTGTCTGAAAATTGTCCGTCCTAACACAAAAACGAGACTTTTTTccattatcatatttatttttcaacatagtctaTAAACTTCCTCCAATCGAACCGCTCTAACAATTTCTAATAATAGTTGCCGTCTTTTCCCTCAAAATAGGCGTAACGTCATCTTCTGATTAAAATATCTCTCTTACAATTGAAGCTTTAAGATTAGGAAGTACCAAAAATTCACTggaaaaattcttgatttttagACATGTCGGTCACCTAAGTATGAAAAGGAGCGTTGCTTTGATGAAAAAGCACTACATCATCAAGCGATGATGCTTAATACTCTGCTGTTATTATGCtatctttttgaaattagtCGTACATAATACTTCAGTAAAAATATGGCAAATCGTTGTTTTAATATACGGATAGCGTCTTCTATCTCTCTAATCTTAATCTGACGGTTGTCCAGTACCTTTTAcgaactttttcgatgatatcgttGTTTTAAGCTTTGAAGTCGTAAA is from Diorhabda sublineata isolate icDioSubl1.1 chromosome 1, icDioSubl1.1, whole genome shotgun sequence and encodes:
- the LOC130442870 gene encoding G-protein coupled receptor dmsr-1, whose amino-acid sequence is MRSCETEMPVPPHNLSAVRIILLKYFPASIILNFSNEDLLSIINQRRNRSLMTDQTTDTLELDCGGDTLLNLSTAYAEKYHVYTSILVCIFGSVANILNIIVLTRKEMSNAPINRILSALAVADMLLMIEYIPFAYYYHDERGRKDFCYYGAVFTLFHINYSQLLHTISVCLTLSLAIWRFLAIGYPKQNHQLCSNSRCTLAICICYILPIFLCIPAYYIFEISSIVIEENNENITLYHTDLKEEVKQDKTLLKINFWLFAVFIKLLPCFILTIISIWLIKTLFDAKKRRQVLRGYDSFPLTVDGKEVKRKGNKAERRSDRTTKMLVAVLLLFLITEFPQGIFAFFIGIKGHDLFLQCYQPYGEVMDIMALANGSINFILYCCMNRMFRTTFSQLFKPRILDKWTGNSSEAHTTTVPNGTNTTTL